CTGCTTCCGAGGGACACCACAGCAGGCCCCTGGCTCACATATCGCAGGGCACGAGACGGCTCAGGAACCCCTCTACAGAAAATTAGCTTAGTTGCTTTCTTTAGTTAGTTGAGATCTGCACCTAGAGTTCATATCTCTGCTCAATTTCCTGCTTGTTTATTATTTACTTGGTCTGTAGTCCGTTCGGCAAGTGTGAGCAAATTGTATCGTGAATCTGAAGTTTGTTACAACTGACCTACAAGTTCCTTACTCAGGATCTCGCAGCCCCTAATTTCATTGAATCTGAAATTGATTACAAGAAGTTCTTCAAGGATTCAAATTGATTGGAAGAAGTTGATTGTGTGACAAAGTATCATCTGCAACTCTGAGAGGCATTAATGATCCAATCCCGCTTCCAACTGACCATTGTTGCAAAGTCAAAATCAACTTCGCGCCAAGGCTGAGTCTCATGCCGGAGCATTTGTGCGCAGCCACCGAAGGTCATGCATAGCTTCTCCTAGTATGTACAAAAAATCATAGGGATCTCCAGCGTCCAGCACGATGGTCATCGGCGCCCATGAGCACCGGGTCTCCGGCGAGCTTCGGCGGTGATTTTTTTGTCGAACTCCGACGGTGATTTTTCTTGACAGGGATTAGATCAGATCGGAGGTAGGAGATGAAGTTGTACAACGAGATTAAGACTTGGCAGGGGGTTATCTGTCAAACACGTTTAAGTGGCTAAGGAGAATTCCACCTCTCATATAATCCGTTCATTTTAGATCTGATGGATAGGAGTGAAAGTTTCCAGATTTTCATTGAACAAGCGTTTTCACCTCATACGTTGCCCCTATAAATTAGTCTTCCCCGTCCAAATCTAAGGCAAACTCCAACCCTAACCCTAAATGCCTCGAAATCCGTGCCTCCACAgtgccaccgccgcctcccaccaTGCGGGCCCACCAAGCCCATCTctagcccgcccgagcccatctgggCCCGAGCGCACCGTCGCCCGCGCTCGCTCGCCGGGGCTCGCCGGATTTCGCCGGCCGCATCGCCGGAGCACCCCACCGGTGACCACCTGGCCGCGAGCTCGACGTCTGTGCCCCGCCTCCCTTGTCGGACTCGCTGGTGAGCCGCGCACCACCCCCGTCCggtttcctcctctctctccctgaccCTATCTCTCTCTCGCACAGGGTCGCCGGCCCCCGTCGCTGGAGTTAGCCaggccgccgtcgccgagctcgtcgtcgGCCTCCTCGCCCTCTACCTTCGCCGGATCCGGGACCCCCATGCCCGGATCTATCCGTTCCCATCGAGCTCCGTCACGCCCGTCGCCGGAATCCCTCGCGTCGCGCCCGCCAGACTTCCTCACTGTCGCGGCCTCTGTCATTGTCCCCGCGTGCAGGCACACGCACAGCCGACCCACAGCGGCGTCGGCCCTCTCCACTGCCCTGGGCCTCGGCCCGCTATGTGAGAATCCCCCAGCCTGCCCCATTGCTCTATCCGACGCCATGGACGTAGGATAGTATCATGCGCTCATTTTTGTTGTCTGCGATTTTGGCTAAGTCCCTAAAAATCTGCATTATGTTAGCATGTTTGAGTGGTCGTTACTTTGGCATGAGTGTCCGAAagttatgatcttgatatgtgaatgttcgtctcgatgagctcTTCATGTTGGAAGAATTTCCATGCATGTTGCTGTCTATTATGATACCATTTTCATTGATACaagtgtgctataaaatgttaactgctgtTACTTATCAAAtcatgaggttttgtcatttttgttgcatttgatgtgtgcatcgtgTGAGCTTGAGGTCTACATATGTTTTAGACtacaacatgccatctttacagaggagcttgtcttgtatttttgtgatctatgtggtgactagcacaagcatgcaaagtagcctctgCAAtatttctgttttcagggacttaggattttgcaaaGTCTTTTTCCTACTGCTATTTTGattccatgtaaacatgatgctacagtgagatccatgcttgttttgagatacttcagtaaggatgttttgaacatatggttatgctctatccatccattcccctgttggcaattatggagtgccctagcatatcttgttcttgctctacttttgctataaaatgttcctggcagaatgttaacatgttaatcaatttttccatggttgttgttagtgatccatgcatcctatgagcttgttcttgccacggttagcttcatgaacatgttatcttgttgttggtatgcttgttttgtcattcaatgctttgtggtgagtggcatgatctcgaaaagttgctatcataattatgtttatgacatgctttgtttttctactaagtctaaaactgttaataaaacttgctatgtttacatgggtgccatcatatcttatatgtctttttggctcatgatcaggaagggacttttgatatatgcattcagtagaatcatgccatgcctttgtttgctatgatatgttcttgtagcatgatgtttgcttgctctaaacattgcttcctgatgttgtttttggcaTGTTAgtttttttcaccaagtctgtgaagctgatatcttttgcacttttgccatgcttgtttgaaccttctcttgtgtgatttagccgtagctcagtgttcatgttttgtcaagcatctcttgtacattactgccatatgctttgttgctatattggagtgaagtagcttagtttcttgttgcatgctaagtagcatcgtgttgTTAGTCGCAGAATTGTgttattcttgttttgcttgccatttgcaaaccgtgcatccgtttccggtgatctttatatctatttcaaccgaaatcacctcatctttccagcggcatgcttggtttgccaagttgatgccttgatctttcttttccttccggagcacgcatatgcattgcatatcacatctcgcatatcatgccatatttttgcatcatgttgcttgtgcattgcaccgtaattgattgttggtcctttgtttGTTTTCTTGCTTTGGgtggagccgggagacgagtacgtgaacgaggaacctgttgagaacgcttacgaggatcaagcttttgataactctgagaactttgcgggcaagatggccataccctcaaaatcacttctatctttgctttgctagttgttcgctctattgctatgtcgcgctacctaccacttgctatatcatgcctcccatttttccatgccaaacctctaacccacctttcctagcaaaccgttgattggctatgttatcgcttttgctcagcccatcttatagcgttgctagttgcaggtgaagatggagtttgttccttgttggaacatggatattgttgggataccattattatctcttatttaatttaattcacctatatacttagtaaagggtggaaggctcggccttatgcctggtgttttgttccactcttcccgccctagtttccatcataccggtgttatgttccttgattttgtgttccttacgtggttgggtgttatgggaaccccttgacagttcgctttgaataaaactcctccagcaaggcccaaccttagttttaccatttgcctacctaccaccatatacccttcccttgggttctgcagactcaagggtcatctttattttaaaaaaacccaggccagtgctcctctgagtgttggtccgaactagagtcctttgcagtgccaccttggggaaactcgagagttggttttagttgtacggagtgctcatctggtgtgccctgagaacgagatacgtgcgactcctatcgggatttgttggcatattgggcggctttgctagtcttgttttaccattatcgaaatgtcttgtaaccgggattccgagactgatcgagtcttcccgggagaaggaatatccttcgttgaccatgagagcttgtgatgggctaagttgggacacacctgcagggtataaactttcgagagccgcccgcagttatgtggcagatgggaatttattaatatccggttgtagagaacttgacacttaacttaattaaaatgaatcaaccgcgtgtgtaaccgtaatggtctcttttcggcggagtccgggaagagaacacggtcttgtgttttgcttgaacgcaagtagtttcaggatcacttcttgatcttttctagcttctcgaccgtgcgttgcttctcttgtcgctctcttttgtgtatgttagccaccatatatgattagtgcttgctgcagctccacctcactatcctttcctacccttaagcttaaatagtcttgatctcgcgggtgtgagattgctgagtccttgtgactcacggttacttccaaacagatgcaggtgccgatgatgccagtgcaggggacgctaccgaactcaagtgggaggtcgacgaggattcgggttgttactatgtttcttttccagatgatcagtagaggagcccagttgggacgatcggggatctagcatttggggttgtctttttttattttggtttcgtagttggacatttgattgtactttggatgatgtatggattattcatgtattgtgtgaagtggcgattgtaagccaactctttatccctttcttattcagtacatgggatgtgtaaagattaccccgcttgcgacaagcctaccatggggctatgcctctaagtcgtgccccgacatgtgggagatatagccgcattgtgggtgttacaaccaTCCATTGAAGTTGAGAATGCCAGGAAGGAGATGGGCATGCCGAGTGAGGAGCAGCCAGCGCAACTGGATCTATGAAGCCTAATGTGCGACATGAATCATCGATCGTGGCTTTTGCAAGCATCTACCAAGATATATGTACCCTTGTATTTTGGTAGTTTTGGAGAGCCCTCCTTTTTGTATAGATTAGAGTATGAGACCCTAGAGTGTATCCGGACTAGGGTAGTGCAATCTTCAAGGTCTGTggggtgcatgcatgcatgttcttGTTTTGTTGTGTGTGGACATGTTTTGTGATGATCACCCATAGCATATAAAGCCAATATGTTTGTTTGCCATCACGTGTTGGTGTTGGTGTGGCTGGTTGTGAAACATATGATTAATCAAAATGTTTTGAGTAGATGCATTGCAAGTGCGGCGCTTCTCGCCGTGGCTTTTTGTGATTCACCTCTATTAAAATTGACGGTAGGATATCAGGCACATAGATAGACAGAGATTATAGAGGCATGCAGGATGGAGCTTGGACTGGTTCTGGCTGATTAAGAGTGAAAAGTCTTATTGTGGCCATTTTGCAAGATGGAAGTAATAAAAAAATTTAGTTTTTAGATTTTGTTTGCTTGAAAAATTGACATGTTTTCATCACATTTGACAAATGATTAAAATTTCATCAGTTTTCTAACTCTAGCCGATGCAGTTTTCTAGAAACATTGTCATCGTCATCATGTGGTTAAATGCCTAGAGATGCCCACAAGGGTCTGGATTGCGCCACCTCACTGATCTGTGGCACCATAGCCTTCTTGTTCTCTCCATCATGCCTTCCAAGACGTGTCATCGCCCCCATGTTCTCTTCATCATGCCTTCTTCCAAGACCAGACCATCTCTATATATAGTAAAGGTAGTGATCCATCCGCGTGTGACTTATGACTTGGGACAACGGGGGGATGCTACCCACAAAGCAGCATAAACAAACACTCAAAACTACTTCATACTAATACTTTTTCTTGGACCTAGGTAGCTAGATAGCATCACCTAACATAGCATATAAAAGTGGAGTCTGAAATTCTTCCTATGCATTGTCATTTCATACAAGAATAAATCATAAATATAAAATAAAGCCATGCATCACAAAATGCAGTTACTTACAATTTGTGTTTATTTGAGACATGGAGATGGCTCTTGTTCCTTCCTCCCTCATGATAACTGCAAGCAACACCGGTAAATTCAATAGTAGTATACTACTTCACTAGAACCATTGCGAGCAAAAGCCAATTGCAAATCGCCAATATAACCCATAACATAAGCATATTTCTCCTCCAAAGTGTGATTGGGGGGTTAAAAAAACAAGATAGAACAAACATAAGCGAGAGCAGCATTATCTTTCGTATCTGTGTCATCAATAACTTACGGTATGAGCAGAACATATACATATTCATAAGGAAGCACAAGACATAATATTCATAAGGGAGCACAACATATAAATTGTGAGAAACCACATTATTAGTGCCAGAGCATGAGCGCATACTTCTGTAGTGAAGTTCTATGTATCTAGCCAAGTGAACATGCATATATATCAGGGGAAACCAAACCAGTTGCTCAATCGGACTTGTGCTGCTCGTGCGCCGCAAGGGCATGCTTAACCGGGCGCGCCTCTACCCCTCCACCCTCGCGGCTCTGGAGCGTGAAGGGCATGTACGTGCCGAGGATCTTGTCCCACACGACGAAGAAGGGCTGTGAGAAGTTGTGTTTCTGGCCGTAGAGCTGGTGATGGATGTTGTGGAAGGCGCTGTTGTTGGCGAAGACGGCGTGGATGACGTTGCCGGGCAGCCAGAGGCCGCAGTGGTCGTCGACGGTCTTGATGGCGCCGAGGGAGATGAAGAAGATGGCGGTCCGGGGGGTCATCCCGGAAGCGAGGAACCCGACGGCGCCGCTGGCGGTGTCCATGAGCAGGCCCTCGAGCGGGTGGCTGTAGAGCGCCCCGAACGCGTAGGGCACCAGGATGGTGTGGTGCTGCGCGTGGACGTGCTTGTAGAGGAACTTGTTGGTGTGGAGGTACCTGTGCACGAAGTACTGCCACGT
This portion of the Triticum dicoccoides isolate Atlit2015 ecotype Zavitan chromosome 7A, WEW_v2.0, whole genome shotgun sequence genome encodes:
- the LOC119327426 gene encoding sphinganine C4-monooxygenase 1-like translates to MAFAVSDELLGTFVPIAVYWLYSALYNVLDALGTVDCYRLHPKEDEETRNIPSKRTVLKGVLLQQAVQVAVSLIVFKITGDGRRDAREQPPAPVIALQFIVAMFAMDTWQYFVHRYLHTNKFLYKHVHAQHHTILVPYAFGALYSHPLEGLLMDTASGAVGFLASGMTPRTAIFFISLGAIKTVDDHCGLWLPGNVIHAVFANNSAFHNIHHQLYGQKHNFSQPFFVVWDKILGTYMPFTLQSREGGGVEARPVKHALAAHEQHKSD